The following proteins come from a genomic window of Zonotrichia leucophrys gambelii isolate GWCS_2022_RI chromosome 4, RI_Zleu_2.0, whole genome shotgun sequence:
- the GASK1B gene encoding Golgi-associated kinase 1B, which translates to MLFSSCGFTREMTPFDQPSKIKNLFICCLWPSRLLRLWTCRRPRTRRNLLVGTACVIYLGFLVSQVGHVLPQHKGGHRKISSRSLQDAAQTPFLGIPLDGTLSPPNFQEPQLGSNGTLLPPNVVYITLRSKRSKPANIRGTVKPKRRKKNAIPVSYGQHFPKATLVGWEEAFAQQPGRAARAAGTKGAAIALEARKYQLDEHGHKGMAIMERGHQRPGKISGAVKAQLQPEESNIRIYSESPPSWMSKDDILNMRMLADSPIESIQEVPSQKAVLAVFARGPSTTGTACNQGHCGIVKRPLDMSEVFAFHLDRILGLNRSLPSVSRRSEFFQGGQACPVILWDSSLSPTDNSTHSSVRLTWGQYQQLLKKKCWQNGKVPKAEWGCTEIHHHEWSKMALFDFLLQIYNRLDRNCCGFKPLKEDSCMQQGLKLKCNDQDAVDLTHIVQRRHDQRHLAFIDNKGFFDRNEDNLDFKILQGINEFPASAVSVLRSQRLREKLLQSLFLDKIYWESQGGRKGIEKLIDVIERRSKILLTYINAHGAKVLPMNE; encoded by the exons ATGCTGTTTTCATCATGTGGATTCACTAGAGAAATGACCCCTTTTGATCAGCCAAGTAAAATCAAAAACTTGTTTATTTGCTGCCTGTGGCCCTCACGGCTGCTGAGGCTCTGGACTTGCAGGCGCCCACGGACAAGGAGGAATCTGCTCGTGGGCACTGCCTGTGTGATCTACCTGGGGTTCCTTGTCAGCCAAGTGGGTCACGTTTTACCGCAGCACAAAGGAGGACATCGAAAGATCAGCTCCAGGAGTCTCCAAGATGCAGCTCAAACTCCTTTTCTGGGCATCCCACTGGATGGCACCCTGTCACCACCCAATTTCCAGGAACCCCAGCTTGGTAGCAATGGGACCTTGCTGCCACCCAATGTAGTTTATATCACCCTGCGGTCCAAGCGCAGCAAGCCTGCCAACATCAGAGGCACAGTGAAGCCAAAGCGCCGGAAGAAAAATGCAATCCCTGTGTCCTACGGGCAGCACTTTCCAAAAGCCACTCTTGTGGGCTGGGAAGAGGCCTTTGCCCAACAGCCAGGGCGGGCTGCACGTGCCGCTGGCACCAAGGGAGCAGCGATTGCTCTGGAGGCAAGAAAGTACCAGCTGGATGAACACGGGCATAAAGGAATGGCTATCATGGAGAGAGGTCACCAGAGACCTGGGAAGATTTCTGGAGCTGtaaaggcacagctccagcctgaggaAAGCAATATCAGGATTTATAGCGAGAGCCCTCCCTCATGGATGAGCAAAGATGACATCCTAAACATGCGCATGCTGGCAGACTCTCCCATAGAGAGCATTCAAGAAGTTCCTTCACAAAAAGCAGTCCTGGCAGTATTTGCAAGAGGTCCCAGCACTACGGGAACTGCTTGTAATCAAGGACACTGTGGAATTGTCAAAAGACCTCTGGACATGAGTGAGGTGTTTGCCTTTCATTTGGACAGGATCTTGGGGCTAAACAGGAGCTTACCTTCTGTAAGCAGGAGATCAGAGTTCTTCCAAG GTGGTCAGGCCTGTCCTGTTATTCTCTGGGATTCCTCACTGAGTCCAACAGATAATAGTACCCATTCTTCAGTGAGGTTAACATGGGGACAATATCAGCAGCTATTGAAGAAGAAATGCTGGCAGAATGGTAAAGTTCCCAAAGCTGAGTGGGGCTGTACTGAAATTCATCATCATGAATGGTCCAAGATGGCACTCTTTGATTTTCTGTTGCAG ATCTATAATCGACTAGACAGAAATTGTTGTGGGTTCAAACCTCTCAAGGAGGATTCCTGTATGCAACAAGGACTGAAGCTGAAATGCAATGATCAGGATGCTGTTGACCTGACACACATTGTTCAGAGAAGGCATGACCAAAGGCACTTGGCCTTCATAGACAACAAGGGTTTCTTTGACAGAAATGAGGACAATCTTGACTTCAAAATACTACAAGGAATCAATGA ATTCCCTGCATCTGCAGTTTCAGTGCTGAGGAGCCAGCGTTTACGTGAGAAGTTGCTCCAGTCTTTGTTCCTTGACAAAATATACTGGGAGAGCCAAGGAGGCAGAAAAGGAATTGAAAAGCTTATTGATGTAATAGAAAGGAGGTCCAAAATTCTTCTTACTTATATAAATGCACACGGAGCCAAAGTATTGCccatgaatgaatga